Within the Nitrosococcus wardiae genome, the region GGATGTATTCAAGTGTTCAGTGAGGTTAAGCGATGGCAAGGTTGTGACCTGCGATGGAATAGCCTACGAAGGGAAGCTTTGGCTCGTTCCTTTGTGGCTTAGACATCCGAGAAACCTCGTTGTCCTACCCGAGCGAATAATCCGCTTTGATTCGTTCCCGCATCAGAAGACGGAAGGGGGTGATCTAGATTACCAAAGCATCCAACTCCCCATACCCAAGTCCGCCCTTCGGGGCGAGGTACCGGAAGGTATCGAATATATCGATCACCCACAAAACATTCAGGTTCCAGTTCACTTACTACGCCGTTAGTAGATAGGACATTTGCTCCTATGCACTCGTTTCCTGTGGCCACGCCAGGAAATTCTCAGGATCTATCCTGGGTTTTGCCGCTTGCAAGCCTGCCCCAGGCTAAATATCAAGCTCCAGAGAATCACTGAGCAAGACCCTGCCTAATATTGTTTGTAAACCTCTAGACGGCTTGTTGAAAAAGTTATTTAGCCTATTGATGTGTTACAGATAGAAGCTCATTATGCTCTTGGATAAGCCCAGGTAGTTATTCAGAACTGACGTTTATAGGAATTTACGGTGGGGGAGGTATTAGAAAGGGGAAGTCCTGATGATCTTCTAGCTGACAAAGCTTACCAAATTGACAGGGTGAGCCGGATAAGAGCAGGGGCTCACCCCGCTAAAATAAAAAACTGACTACAGAATATAATGCCTCTATTTTATGAAATGGGTACATTATTCATCAGTGGGACATGCTCCTATCTTGCGAGCCTCAATGCCCTCCGTGATAAGGCATACCACCTGAACCACCGCTGCCTTGTCTGAGGACAGCCGACGATGCGGACTTAAAATTCTCAGGAGTAAGGCCGCCACGAGCTAGGGCAATCTCAACAATGGAGGTTGATTTCGGACTAAGTTCGACTGTTGAGCTGCTGGCTTTCATAATGGCAGCCTTGACCTCTCCTTGGCCCGACTCAGCCACTTTTGTAGAACGGGGATAAATCGCTGAAAGAATAACCGGGTAAGCCGCCCCCGCAGGCAATTCTATCCTGTAGCGTGGACCGTTGTTGACCTCTGCAGTGGCGATGACTTCGCCGTTACGATCCGTCGCCGTTAGCTTGGCCTCCTTTATCGGCCCGTCTTCTCCGGTCATCGATCCCGAGATCGACACTGGAACAGCAGGCTTGCTTGCTGATTTCTCAGCTTCACTGCAAGCCGTACCCACAACGAGTACCGCGAAGACCGCAGCCGTCATACGCAACCGCGCCATAGAACAATAAACCAACTCTTTCATGGGTTTTAACTCGTATCTATGAGAATAAAAGCATATAGCCAATCCAATTGGCTTCGGCGCCCACCCCATTTCGTCAGGCTTTTCTATCCTTTACGATGACACATAGCTGTCTCGGTGGCACAATTTAAGCAGTTTCCAATCCCCTTAGCAAGGCACAATCCATTAAAAAGCCAGCTATACACATCCGGGACCTTCGTCTGCGGAGAACTGCGATGGTACTGACTGGGAAACGCCTTATCGCGGCGGCGCTGATCTTCTCGCTAGCGACCAGCACAGCGGCTGCGGACAGGTTTATTGTAGTGGCCTCTGCCACCTCCACCGAGGATTCGGGACTGTTCAAGGAAATCCTTCCCAAGTTCAAGCAGAAGACCGGCATCACTGTGCGGGTGGTGGCCCAAGGGACGGGACAGGCTCTGGACACCGGCCGGCGCTGTGACGCCGATGTGGTATTTGTCCACGATCCGGCTTCGGAAGAGAAATTCGTTGCCGAAGGCCATGGCCTCAAACGCCACAGGGTAATGTACAATGATTTCGTCTTGGTGGGGCCGAAATCCGATCCGGCCGGTGTTGCCGACGGCAAGAACATCACCGCAGCATTGAAAAAGATCGCCAAGGCTAAGGCAGCGTTTGCCTCCCGCGGTGACAACAGCGGCACCCACAAAGCGGAGCGGCGCCTGTGGCAGGCGGCCAAAGTGGACCTAGAAAACGCCCAGGGTCCCTGGTACCGGGAGATGGGCTCCGGAATGGGCGCGACACTCAACACCGCAGCACAGATGAATGCCTATGTCCTCACCGATCGGGGAACTTGGCTTTCGTTCAAAAACCCTGCGGATTTGACCATTCTGGTCGAGGGCGATGAGCGCCTATTCAATCCCTACAGCGTCATCCTGGTGAACCCAACGAAATGCCCCAACGTGAAAAAGGACCTGGGGCAGGCGTTCATCGACTGGCTGGTATCGCCCCAGGGCCAGAAGGCCATCGGCGCGTACCAGATCGGCGGTAAGCAACTTTTCTTTCCTAACGCGAAAAGCTGAGTAACCTATTCAAGCAAAGAAGGTTCCATGACGAGTCTCCAGAGGAATACTGAAGAAACGCACCCTCGCCGACAGGCCAAAAAAAAAGACGGCAAGGGAGACCTCCCCTGACCGCCAGAGGGCATCGGCACTGACTTGTGCCGGAAGAAGGGAACCCACCACTCTCCCTAAGAGGCACGGTCTTTTGTCGGGGGGAACTCTTGAAGCCTTTCTCTCTGAGAAAGCATAAGGTTAATGAGCTCGGCGCAATTTCTGGCCTGGAGTTTTTTCATCACCTGCGCCCGATGGATTTCCACGGTTTTGGAACTAATGTTCCACTCAAAGGCCATCTGCTTGTTCAGTTTGCCCGCTATCATCCCTTCCATGACTTCCCATTCACGCCGGGTTAACTGGGCCAGCCGAGCGGCGATTTCCGCCTTTTTCTTTTGTTCGATTTGGCTTTGCAGAGCTTGGGCGAGACAGGTTTTTAGACGCGTTTTGACCAATCCCGCACACTTCAAGGGCTGGATAATAAAATCCGTGGCCCCCGCCTGCATGGCCTGGACGCCCTCGGGCACCGTCGCCTCTGCCGAGACGAAGAGCAGCGGAAGCCGACTGCTCTGGTGCTGCAGCTGTTGCTGCAGTCTTAAGCCGCCCATGTGGGGAACGTGCATATCGAGCAGCAGGCAACCGGAGAGGGTGGGATCAAAGTCCGCTAAAAACCCTTCAGCGGTGGTATAGACGGAACAGGGGGCGCCCGTGGATTCACTGATTTGGCGTAGCGCCTGGCGCATCCCGCTATCGCCACTCACAATCAAGAGGGTGGCTGCTGGGCTCACAGATTCTGGGGTATCGCCAAAGCTCCGCCGGTACTGGGTGAGATCAGTGATGGGTTTTGGATGGGAGTGACTCATGCCACACCTCCGGGACAAGGATAAGGTTTACTCAAGGGATTTAAAGCCGCTTCTTGAGCCGGAGCGGAGGTGAGCGTGCGCGGTAGTGAACAGGGCAATGACAGGCGCCGCTCTGGCTGGGGAGCGTGTGGGAGAGGCTGTTTACGGCATGCCTCTCTAATGACATCGTGGCCTTCCTTAAGCGCGAAAGCATTTGGCCGCCTGTACTTAACAGGAGTTTGGCAACTTTTAGTAAAGTTAGAATGAGAATCTAAATGAAGTTCAAAATTCCTGTATAAGTGTTTCTACGTACTTTTTGTCGTTTTCCTAGCTTCTTACGTTCATCAGGATGAATGCCATTGAATGCGTCCTGGGACGACCGAAAGAGGCCTTTAATGCATTTATTTGAAGACGGAGCTTTCAGGCGTTAACCCTGGGAAGCCACTCACCCTCTCATTCGGGCCGGAGAGGATACGCTGCCTTTCTCGATAGCACCCCCTGTGAACCCTATTGCCGTTCCGCAATAGGGGTAATTCGCTATACCCTTTCCCCTTGTGATGTGGGGAGAAAATTCTACCCTTTGATTAGAAAGAAGACATGCTTGGCGTGACTTTTGTCGATGAAAAACTGAAAGGAGGAACTTCAGGATGGTTGCGAAATACAAGATGATGTGTCATTCCCTCTTGCTTGGCGGGGTCTTATCGCTGGTTTTAACCCCAGCCTTTGCGGGAAACCCCTCTGGCAGTGAAGAAGGAGGGGCCGCAGGGAAGGAGAAGATGCATAAGGAGATGCACAAAAAGGAGTTCCAAAAGCTCGATAAAAATAGCGATGGCATCATCGGCAAGGATGAAGTTGAAGAGGCCATGAAGAAGAAATTTAAGCGCATGGACACGAATAATGACGGCTTTATAGCCCAGGAGGAGTGGCAGTCCGCTATTAGGGAATATGAAAAGGAACATAAAGAGGAACATAAAGAGCAGCTGAAAGAGCACCACCGCGGAGCACAGGAAGGCAGCGAAGGACACCAGAGAGAAGGAATGTAGCCGGCGAGAGGGAAGGGAGTGCCTGTGAAAAAACTTCCTTAAAGCTGATAGGTACCCTCTTCTTTACCTCCGATTGCAGGGAGCAGTAGATGAACCGTGTAGTCCAATCGCTGTCTTTAGAGCGCCAGGGGAAAGGGGGGGATGTCAACTCAAGAATTGGGATTGGCAGAGGAAAGGGTTAGCCTTTTCAGCGTGACTAAATCGTGACTTCGTTTGTCACGGCGTGACTAAAAATCGCCTATTTTGTCACGTTTAGAGGTGGGCATGGCGGTTAAGTGTCTGATTTTAATTGATATAAATTTTAGGACACCGCACTTAGGGCGGTGGTCCAACTTCCAAGTTTCCGGCCACCGAGGA harbors:
- a CDS encoding extracellular solute-binding protein, whose product is MVLTGKRLIAAALIFSLATSTAAADRFIVVASATSTEDSGLFKEILPKFKQKTGITVRVVAQGTGQALDTGRRCDADVVFVHDPASEEKFVAEGHGLKRHRVMYNDFVLVGPKSDPAGVADGKNITAALKKIAKAKAAFASRGDNSGTHKAERRLWQAAKVDLENAQGPWYREMGSGMGATLNTAAQMNAYVLTDRGTWLSFKNPADLTILVEGDERLFNPYSVILVNPTKCPNVKKDLGQAFIDWLVSPQGQKAIGAYQIGGKQLFFPNAKS
- a CDS encoding response regulator transcription factor; its protein translation is MSHSHPKPITDLTQYRRSFGDTPESVSPAATLLIVSGDSGMRQALRQISESTGAPCSVYTTAEGFLADFDPTLSGCLLLDMHVPHMGGLRLQQQLQHQSSRLPLLFVSAEATVPEGVQAMQAGATDFIIQPLKCAGLVKTRLKTCLAQALQSQIEQKKKAEIAARLAQLTRREWEVMEGMIAGKLNKQMAFEWNISSKTVEIHRAQVMKKLQARNCAELINLMLSQRERLQEFPPTKDRAS
- a CDS encoding EF-hand domain-containing protein, with amino-acid sequence MVAKYKMMCHSLLLGGVLSLVLTPAFAGNPSGSEEGGAAGKEKMHKEMHKKEFQKLDKNSDGIIGKDEVEEAMKKKFKRMDTNNDGFIAQEEWQSAIREYEKEHKEEHKEQLKEHHRGAQEGSEGHQREGM